A window from Balnearium lithotrophicum encodes these proteins:
- a CDS encoding MBL fold metallo-hydrolase, with amino-acid sequence MENLFIPIGGGNEIGASCYLYIVDGLKFVVDSGIRFSPKEPFPDFNLLKSLAPEIDAIFITHAHIDHCGSIHILSNLYPETPIYTTHETAQLLSLMVEDAIKVRHIQNRNSQDEWKEYKLLDRALSKIERRDFFDRIVVKNVEFTFYPAGHILGALSLGAFYGENSFLFHSGDISISPQKTVEGAFIPDQRADLLVCESTYFYSSRSFDRERSEKELLNTVRETVERRGKVLIPVFALGRAQEIMLILSEGMERGEIPPITVYVDGLAKEVSTIYENLLNKNFFNYYLQPAPSYKGLSFKEACEENLREADCILSTSGMLMEGTPSFIYSGLISRNPKNAIVFSGYMAEESFGYRLLNDRKIFSSYRCQIRKHHLSAHSDKEELETLLNRLSPKRVVMVHGYPTKENEKFHAFNREVVRF; translated from the coding sequence ATGGAAAATTTGTTCATACCAATCGGTGGCGGAAACGAAATAGGGGCAAGCTGTTACCTTTACATCGTTGATGGTTTAAAGTTTGTTGTTGATTCTGGGATACGGTTTTCTCCAAAGGAGCCATTTCCAGACTTTAATTTATTAAAATCATTGGCTCCTGAAATTGATGCTATTTTCATAACCCATGCCCACATCGACCACTGCGGGAGTATTCACATCCTATCCAATCTCTACCCTGAAACTCCCATATACACAACCCATGAAACGGCCCAGCTCCTTTCGCTGATGGTTGAGGATGCAATAAAGGTTCGGCACATCCAGAATAGAAATTCTCAGGATGAGTGGAAGGAGTACAAGCTCCTGGATAGAGCCCTCTCCAAAATTGAGAGGAGGGATTTCTTTGACAGAATTGTAGTTAAAAACGTTGAGTTTACTTTTTACCCGGCCGGACACATTTTAGGAGCTCTCTCTTTAGGTGCATTCTACGGAGAAAACTCCTTTCTGTTCCACTCTGGAGACATCTCCATTTCCCCGCAAAAGACCGTTGAGGGCGCATTCATTCCAGACCAAAGGGCAGACCTTTTAGTTTGTGAAAGCACCTACTTCTACTCATCGAGGAGCTTTGACAGAGAGAGGAGTGAGAAGGAGCTCTTAAATACCGTTAGGGAAACGGTGGAGAGGAGGGGAAAGGTTTTAATACCTGTTTTTGCCCTCGGAAGGGCTCAGGAGATTATGTTGATACTCTCTGAGGGTATGGAGAGGGGAGAGATTCCACCAATTACCGTTTACGTTGACGGCCTTGCAAAGGAGGTTTCAACCATTTATGAGAACCTATTAAACAAAAACTTTTTTAACTACTATCTTCAGCCAGCTCCCTCCTATAAAGGTCTTTCCTTTAAAGAGGCATGTGAGGAGAACTTGAGGGAGGCAGACTGTATCCTATCAACCTCTGGAATGCTGATGGAAGGAACACCTTCATTCATCTATAGTGGGTTAATCTCAAGAAACCCCAAGAACGCAATAGTATTCAGTGGATACATGGCCGAGGAGAGCTTCGGATACAGGCTCCTTAATGATAGAAAGATTTTCAGTTCTTACAGGTGTCAAATAAGAAAACACCACCTCTCTGCCCACTCCGACAAGGAGGAGTTAGAAACCCTTCTAAATAGACTTTCTCCCAAAAGAGTAGTTATGGTTCACGGATATCCAACGAAGGAGAATGAGAAGTTTCATGCGTTCAACAGGGAGGTTGTAAGATTTTGA
- a CDS encoding histidine triad nucleotide-binding protein, translated as MCVFCKIVKKEIPAKVVYEDEKVMAFHDINPQAPVHVLVIPKEHIPTLNDLEEKHKGLIGHIFLVIKEIAKELGIAESGYRVLVNCNRDGGQEIYHLHFHLLGGKPLGPMVCR; from the coding sequence ATGTGTGTCTTCTGCAAGATTGTTAAAAAGGAGATTCCCGCGAAGGTCGTTTACGAGGATGAAAAGGTTATGGCATTTCACGATATAAATCCCCAAGCCCCTGTTCACGTACTGGTTATTCCAAAGGAGCACATTCCAACGCTTAACGACTTAGAGGAAAAACATAAGGGGCTAATTGGGCACATCTTCTTAGTCATCAAGGAAATTGCTAAGGAATTGGGAATAGCAGAGAGTGGTTACAGAGTTTTAGTTAACTGCAACAGGGATGGTGGTCAGGAGATTTACCATCTCCATTTCCATCTGCTTGGAGGAAAACCCTTAGGACCCATGGTCTGTCGATAG
- the hisE gene encoding phosphoribosyl-ATP diphosphatase — protein MRIGDVLEELYRTVEERKRELPEGSYTASLFKRGEDRILQKVGEEAVETILALKSGRREDAVYEVSDLLYHLTVALVNSGISLEEIAEELNRRKK, from the coding sequence ATGAGAATAGGCGATGTCTTAGAGGAACTCTACAGGACCGTTGAGGAGAGGAAGAGGGAACTTCCTGAGGGTTCGTACACAGCCTCCCTCTTTAAGAGGGGAGAGGACAGAATTCTCCAGAAGGTCGGAGAGGAGGCAGTGGAGACAATCTTAGCTTTGAAGTCTGGAAGGAGAGAGGATGCTGTTTACGAGGTATCTGACCTCCTCTACCACTTAACTGTTGCACTTGTTAACAGCGGAATTTCCCTTGAGGAGATTGCAGAGGAACTCAATAGAAGGAAAAAGTAG
- a CDS encoding GGDEF domain-containing protein: protein MSELSRREIENLKKLSEEIGVPYGKLLSYAEEDFEYGCQRTGVKVQKIHRKKILLQKAEFFLKAFKRRIYFKEIPKEFMLIVERLEELVGWNFIKRLPTEKKKELYPVFDTINDLIDSFRFFSNLFLPSKITNYAFRDPLTKVFNRHFLEEQVYFLRNNPKLFPIGLIYVDMDNLKYINDTLGHKVGDIYIKKLAEALLSSIRNTDFIVRIGGDEFLIILLRTDENAVKEVVKRIKRNLSFANSTFRLSPIPLSASIGWSLWKSPQEPFEKALEEADLRMYEDKKRKKELSTDHGS from the coding sequence ATGTCGGAGCTCTCCCGGAGGGAGATAGAAAATTTAAAGAAACTTTCAGAAGAGATAGGAGTTCCCTACGGAAAGCTTCTTTCGTATGCAGAGGAAGATTTTGAGTACGGCTGTCAGAGGACAGGAGTTAAAGTTCAGAAAATTCATAGAAAAAAGATTTTGCTACAAAAGGCAGAATTCTTTTTAAAGGCATTCAAAAGAAGAATTTATTTTAAGGAAATACCTAAGGAATTTATGTTAATTGTTGAAAGATTGGAAGAATTAGTTGGGTGGAACTTTATAAAAAGGCTCCCAACTGAAAAGAAGAAAGAACTTTATCCTGTTTTTGATACTATTAACGATTTAATTGATTCATTCCGATTCTTTTCGAATCTATTTTTACCTTCAAAAATAACGAATTACGCCTTCAGAGACCCACTGACAAAGGTTTTTAATAGACACTTCTTAGAAGAGCAGGTTTATTTTTTAAGAAATAATCCTAAGTTATTTCCTATTGGTCTAATTTACGTTGATATGGATAACTTAAAGTACATAAACGACACACTTGGCCATAAAGTTGGTGATATTTACATAAAGAAGTTAGCAGAGGCTTTGCTCTCATCAATAAGGAACACTGATTTTATTGTCCGGATAGGAGGAGACGAGTTTCTAATTATTCTTCTAAGGACGGATGAAAATGCCGTTAAGGAGGTGGTTAAGAGAATCAAAAGAAATTTGAGCTTCGCTAACTCCACATTTAGACTCTCTCCTATTCCTCTTTCTGCATCGATAGGCTGGAGTTTATGGAAGTCTCCCCAAGAACCCTTTGAGAAAGCCCTTGAGGAGGCAGATTTAAGAATGTACGAAGATAAAAAGAGAAAAAAGGAACTATCGACAGACCATGGGTCCTAA
- the def gene encoding peptide deformylase, whose product MEREIVVYPNQVLKTRAEEVKEFNGELKNLVNDMFETMYKRGGVGLAANQVGVLRRVVVIDVNAGTEKQGKEKIVLVNPEIVKLEGEIVKEEGCLSLPGLYKKVKRAAYAKVKAQNLEGEEFEIEGEGLLARAFQHEIDHLNGIVFIDRLSPLQRRLALEKYRKLKREYERKMAAKK is encoded by the coding sequence ATGGAGAGAGAAATAGTTGTTTACCCAAATCAGGTCTTAAAGACAAGGGCAGAGGAAGTTAAGGAGTTTAACGGGGAGCTCAAGAATTTGGTTAACGATATGTTTGAAACGATGTACAAAAGGGGAGGGGTTGGTCTTGCAGCAAACCAGGTTGGAGTTTTAAGGAGGGTAGTTGTAATTGATGTGAATGCTGGGACAGAAAAACAGGGTAAGGAGAAGATTGTTCTCGTTAACCCTGAGATAGTCAAATTGGAGGGGGAAATTGTTAAGGAAGAAGGCTGTCTTTCACTTCCGGGTCTCTACAAAAAGGTCAAGAGGGCGGCCTATGCAAAGGTAAAGGCCCAGAACCTTGAAGGAGAGGAATTTGAAATAGAAGGTGAAGGTCTCCTCGCAAGGGCTTTTCAGCACGAAATAGACCACCTCAATGGAATTGTCTTTATAGACAGGTTATCACCTCTTCAAAGGAGGTTGGCCCTTGAGAAGTACAGGAAGTTAAAGAGGGAGTACGAGAGAAAGATGGCAGCTAAAAAATAG
- the mnmH gene encoding tRNA 2-selenouridine(34) synthase MnmH, whose translation MELVREISIEEAFKKGFKFIDVRTKSEFEEFHIPGAYNVPLFSEEERRKISEVYYSKGEKEARLLALKLVGPKLYNIVSEVKEIKEREGRVVVYCWRGGMRSLAVSAICTLVGINVPRLIGGYREFRRYTLRRMEEILKDKKLIVVYGPTGSGKTRILRTLKEEGFPVIDLEGLAGHRGSVFGGIGLKQPSQKMFDSLLWLELERLKDSPVIVVEGESKRIGKLFIPEPFWKAMERGEKVSIEIPLEERIKISMEDYQVNKFSPDVYLKALERIRKILGDEKYQRIKKLIEEKNYPEAVRELMINYYDKLYKKSTPESVESLKAENFSQALSLLRERLKSKKF comes from the coding sequence ATGGAGTTAGTTAGGGAAATAAGTATTGAAGAGGCTTTTAAAAAGGGCTTTAAGTTCATTGATGTAAGAACAAAGAGTGAATTTGAAGAGTTTCACATCCCCGGAGCTTACAATGTTCCCCTCTTTTCTGAGGAGGAGAGGAGAAAAATATCGGAGGTTTACTACAGTAAGGGAGAAAAGGAAGCACGTCTCCTTGCCCTAAAATTAGTTGGCCCCAAGCTGTACAACATTGTTTCAGAGGTAAAGGAAATAAAGGAAAGAGAGGGAAGGGTTGTTGTCTACTGCTGGCGAGGTGGAATGAGGAGCCTTGCCGTTTCTGCCATTTGCACCCTTGTAGGAATAAACGTTCCAAGGTTGATTGGGGGTTACAGGGAGTTCAGACGTTACACGTTAAGGAGAATGGAGGAAATTCTAAAGGACAAAAAATTGATTGTTGTTTACGGTCCAACTGGAAGTGGAAAGACGAGGATTTTGAGAACTCTGAAGGAGGAAGGGTTTCCCGTAATTGACCTTGAAGGACTTGCAGGCCATAGGGGCTCTGTTTTCGGTGGAATAGGACTAAAACAGCCTTCTCAGAAAATGTTTGACTCACTCCTCTGGTTGGAACTTGAGAGATTGAAGGACTCTCCAGTTATAGTTGTTGAGGGGGAGAGCAAGAGGATAGGAAAGCTCTTCATTCCTGAGCCCTTCTGGAAGGCTATGGAGAGGGGAGAAAAGGTCTCAATTGAGATACCATTAGAGGAGAGGATAAAAATTTCTATGGAGGATTACCAGGTTAACAAGTTTTCTCCTGACGTTTATCTAAAGGCACTTGAAAGAATAAGAAAAATTTTAGGCGATGAAAAGTATCAGAGAATAAAAAAGCTGATAGAGGAGAAGAACTACCCGGAAGCAGTCAGGGAGCTAATGATTAACTACTACGATAAACTTTACAAAAAATCAACTCCTGAAAGCGTTGAATCTCTAAAGGCAGAAAACTTCTCACAGGCTCTTTCCCTCCTCAGGGAACGCCTGAAGAGTAAAAAGTTCTAA
- a CDS encoding YbhB/YbcL family Raf kinase inhibitor-like protein: MRIFSPAFGNGEYIPIKYTCDGEDVSPPLLFLDPPEETQSFALLVDDPDAPGGVFTHWIIYDIPSNFEGLPEDVPPAPELEYGIKQGINDFGRVGYGGPCPPPGRPHRYFFVLFALDVPSIGIPAGVDKSEFLSAIEGHVLSQDELVGLYSR; encoded by the coding sequence ATGAGAATTTTCAGCCCTGCATTTGGAAACGGCGAGTACATACCTATCAAATACACCTGCGACGGAGAGGACGTTTCCCCACCCCTTCTCTTTCTTGACCCACCGGAGGAAACCCAGAGCTTTGCCCTTTTAGTTGACGACCCCGATGCCCCTGGTGGAGTCTTTACCCACTGGATTATCTACGATATCCCTTCAAACTTTGAAGGACTCCCCGAGGATGTCCCCCCCGCTCCAGAACTTGAGTACGGAATAAAGCAGGGTATTAACGACTTTGGTAGAGTGGGTTACGGAGGTCCCTGTCCACCACCGGGAAGGCCCCACAGGTACTTCTTTGTTCTATTTGCCTTGGACGTTCCTTCAATCGGAATTCCTGCAGGGGTTGACAAGTCTGAGTTCCTGTCGGCAATTGAGGGGCATGTTCTATCTCAGGATGAACTTGTAGGACTCTACAGTAGATAA
- a CDS encoding PocR ligand-binding domain-containing protein, with product MIIKRLDEVINPEDLGRLLRKFMYNVNTSSMVWDERGKLRYYDFITPFCQLVYSKVPERCEADRKERFEKAKKRRKPFLHTCFAGKLNYVVPLKFQEKEKTFFCGVAGG from the coding sequence GTGATAATTAAAAGACTTGACGAAGTCATTAATCCAGAGGATTTGGGAAGGCTTTTAAGGAAGTTTATGTACAACGTAAATACCTCATCGATGGTGTGGGATGAAAGGGGAAAGCTCCGATACTACGACTTCATTACTCCCTTCTGCCAGTTAGTCTACAGCAAGGTTCCGGAGAGGTGCGAGGCAGACAGAAAGGAGAGGTTTGAAAAGGCAAAGAAAAGGAGGAAGCCCTTCCTCCACACCTGTTTTGCAGGAAAGCTCAACTACGTAGTTCCACTAAAGTTTCAGGAGAAGGAAAAGACCTTTTTCTGCGGTGTCGCAGGTGGCTGA
- the hisI gene encoding phosphoribosyl-AMP cyclohydrolase: protein MRFSEEILNEIDFEKGNGLVPVVVQDFKTKKILMVAYANREALQKTLETGFAHYYSRSRKELWKKGETSGNLQRVKEIYIDCDGDTLLYVVNQKGVACHTGEYSCFFRKLAEEE from the coding sequence ATGAGATTCTCTGAGGAAATCTTAAATGAGATTGACTTTGAAAAGGGAAACGGCTTAGTTCCCGTTGTTGTCCAGGACTTTAAAACAAAAAAAATCTTAATGGTTGCTTATGCAAACAGGGAGGCTCTCCAGAAAACCCTTGAAACGGGATTTGCACACTACTACTCCCGCTCAAGGAAGGAGCTCTGGAAAAAGGGGGAAACCTCCGGAAATTTACAGAGAGTGAAGGAGATTTACATTGACTGTGATGGGGATACCCTCCTTTACGTCGTTAACCAGAAGGGAGTTGCATGCCATACAGGAGAGTACAGCTGTTTCTTTAGAAAGCTTGCGGAGGAGGAATGA
- a CDS encoding DNA double-strand break repair nuclease NurA, which produces MTIKGILLEIASRKRGALSVSPQDVERARRKISKMWNSNLPEVLPPKLAAGVDGSRNKKVYAGYVVYALGVASLVFEKERRKNSVINGDVDILKPEEYSDSRLRNLMGILEYKGALSTLPKTELLFLDGSIVGALVRPNVFLYEVKGEVKKFVEELFEELKGKFSSDKIDSKDFYPEISKKYSGEDFVVACGYLEYLEYLLTIYRLLELSVRDGKSIVSISKRSNSRLYRLDTVLPDIAVLNFLQPPPGYSEPFEFSIEEEKKFQFPGKFDEALRRFKFKTFFLKMKEGIYKVELLGNISVEEAISYMRFYEVSGYNYILKEVHERVKITSSDMEDIIRELKFRGVTGREALGE; this is translated from the coding sequence TTGACAATTAAAGGTATTCTCCTTGAAATAGCTTCAAGAAAGAGGGGAGCTCTCTCAGTTTCACCTCAGGACGTTGAGAGGGCAAGGAGAAAAATTTCTAAGATGTGGAACAGTAACCTTCCTGAGGTTCTACCTCCAAAGTTGGCGGCTGGGGTTGACGGAAGCAGGAACAAGAAGGTTTATGCCGGTTACGTAGTCTATGCCTTGGGTGTGGCATCCCTTGTCTTTGAGAAAGAAAGGAGAAAAAACTCCGTTATAAATGGGGATGTTGATATTCTAAAGCCCGAAGAGTACTCAGATTCGAGACTAAGAAACCTCATGGGAATTTTGGAGTACAAGGGAGCTCTCTCAACACTTCCGAAAACAGAACTCCTCTTTTTAGACGGTTCAATTGTTGGAGCTCTCGTCCGTCCTAATGTCTTCCTCTACGAGGTAAAGGGAGAGGTAAAGAAGTTTGTTGAGGAGCTCTTTGAGGAGTTAAAGGGAAAATTTTCGTCTGACAAAATTGATTCAAAGGACTTTTATCCTGAAATTTCTAAAAAGTACTCGGGAGAGGACTTTGTTGTTGCCTGCGGCTATCTTGAGTACTTGGAGTACCTTTTGACTATCTACAGACTCTTAGAGCTCTCTGTAAGGGATGGAAAGTCAATAGTTTCCATATCAAAGAGGTCAAACTCAAGACTCTACCGTTTGGATACTGTCCTTCCTGACATTGCAGTTTTAAACTTTCTCCAGCCTCCTCCCGGTTACTCAGAGCCCTTTGAGTTTTCAATTGAGGAGGAGAAGAAGTTTCAGTTTCCGGGGAAATTTGATGAGGCTTTAAGGAGATTTAAATTTAAAACGTTCTTCTTGAAGATGAAGGAGGGAATCTACAAGGTAGAGCTCCTCGGCAACATCTCCGTTGAGGAGGCAATCTCATACATGAGGTTTTACGAAGTTTCAGGATACAACTATATCCTAAAGGAGGTTCACGAGAGGGTAAAAATAACCTCATCAGACATGGAGGACATAATAAGGGAATTGAAATTTAGAGGAGTAACAGGGAGGGAGGCCCTTGGAGAGTAA
- a CDS encoding sugar phosphate isomerase/epimerase family protein, whose translation MEIVGHVSGKEILKGRDALREVLSLGLGVELQITSDVLDRLTLKDFGKLKREVGDRPITVHAPFIDLNPGALDGYVLKATKDRFFETITVSRVLDAKLIVFHTGYHPQKVKSFYKSWFERALSTFEEVLENWYGKIVLENVFDETPENLKNFMRELPKDVGVCLDIGHINLFSKVPISNWFEELGDRIYEFHLHDNCGNSDQHLPLGKGRIDVEGIFELINQLKTEYILNLENKTPQGVKESLEFLRRKALWREK comes from the coding sequence ATGGAGATAGTAGGGCACGTTTCAGGAAAGGAGATACTAAAAGGAAGGGATGCTTTAAGGGAGGTTTTATCCTTAGGTTTAGGGGTAGAGCTCCAGATAACCTCGGATGTTTTGGACAGATTGACACTGAAGGACTTTGGAAAGTTAAAGAGGGAGGTAGGTGATAGACCTATAACTGTTCATGCCCCGTTTATAGACCTAAATCCGGGAGCTCTTGATGGCTATGTTTTAAAAGCAACTAAGGATAGGTTCTTTGAAACCATAACTGTATCGAGGGTTTTAGATGCAAAGCTCATAGTATTTCATACAGGATACCACCCTCAAAAGGTAAAGTCCTTCTACAAGAGCTGGTTTGAGAGGGCTCTCTCAACGTTTGAGGAGGTTTTGGAAAACTGGTACGGGAAAATTGTCCTTGAGAACGTCTTTGATGAGACTCCGGAAAACTTAAAAAACTTTATGAGGGAGCTCCCAAAAGATGTAGGTGTATGCCTTGATATAGGCCACATTAATCTATTTTCTAAGGTTCCAATTTCAAATTGGTTTGAGGAGTTGGGGGATAGAATCTACGAATTCCACCTCCACGATAACTGTGGAAATTCAGACCAGCACCTTCCGTTGGGTAAAGGAAGGATAGACGTTGAGGGTATTTTTGAATTAATAAATCAGCTTAAAACAGAATATATTTTAAACCTTGAAAATAAAACTCCACAGGGAGTTAAGGAAAGCCTTGAATTTCTAAGGAGGAAAGCTCTATGGAGAGAGAAATAG
- a CDS encoding penicillin-binding transpeptidase domain-containing protein, whose translation MKKWIFSVVGISCSILLFSFLQGNSEVEKTTNKPRKVVVKQREEYSEPRFVNLVKSDFRFQYELFKKSKVIDGRYVYNDGIYEVTFTVNPLFQQRIKREFKRFKLKYASFVAIEPKTGKVLAAVSGIDYPNLLFKTNFPTASTFKIVTAAAALDSGLANPKTELVCGGVGDSCSPYVWLNSKLQIRRRFSDSFATSANPFFGNLGRLIGKDRLLKYAELFGFNRKDYNFPWGRIDEPKGDYEIALTAAGLGRTTTSPFHEALISQVILNGGVMMKPYIVESIKDLRTGKFYKFTPTPIQRVISKKTAKEIEDMMRLTTKIGPVSGRRYFRVSRRYRGLEIGGKTGTLSELSYPEGRCEWFTGFIKYGNQQMAVSSVAVNGKLYYLSGYEITALAGVDFAKLNLKFAREGR comes from the coding sequence ATGAAAAAATGGATTTTCTCTGTAGTAGGAATATCCTGTTCAATCCTCTTGTTTAGTTTTCTACAGGGGAATTCTGAGGTAGAAAAGACAACAAATAAGCCAAGGAAAGTAGTAGTCAAACAGAGAGAGGAGTATTCTGAACCCCGATTTGTAAATTTGGTTAAATCGGACTTTCGCTTTCAGTACGAACTCTTTAAAAAATCAAAGGTCATCGATGGAAGGTACGTTTATAACGACGGAATTTACGAGGTAACGTTTACGGTAAATCCCCTGTTTCAGCAGAGAATTAAAAGGGAATTTAAGAGGTTCAAACTAAAGTATGCCTCCTTTGTAGCCATTGAACCTAAAACGGGGAAAGTCCTTGCAGCTGTTTCAGGAATAGACTACCCGAATCTACTCTTCAAGACGAACTTCCCAACGGCCTCCACATTCAAAATAGTAACTGCTGCAGCTGCCCTTGACAGTGGACTTGCAAATCCGAAAACGGAACTCGTGTGCGGTGGAGTGGGGGATTCGTGCTCTCCCTACGTTTGGCTAAACAGTAAACTCCAGATAAGGAGGAGGTTCTCAGACTCATTTGCAACCTCTGCAAATCCATTCTTCGGGAACTTGGGAAGATTAATTGGAAAGGATAGACTTTTAAAGTATGCAGAGCTCTTTGGATTTAACAGGAAGGACTACAACTTTCCCTGGGGGAGGATTGATGAACCAAAGGGGGACTACGAAATTGCTCTAACGGCGGCAGGACTTGGCAGAACAACAACGAGCCCGTTTCATGAAGCTCTAATATCTCAGGTGATATTGAACGGTGGAGTTATGATGAAGCCTTACATCGTTGAATCAATCAAAGACCTTAGAACGGGTAAATTTTACAAGTTTACCCCAACTCCTATCCAGAGGGTAATAAGTAAAAAAACTGCGAAAGAGATAGAGGATATGATGAGATTAACGACAAAAATAGGTCCTGTTTCAGGTAGAAGGTATTTTAGAGTCTCAAGGAGGTATAGGGGACTTGAGATAGGAGGAAAAACGGGAACCCTATCTGAGCTCAGTTACCCTGAGGGAAGGTGTGAGTGGTTTACAGGGTTTATAAAGTATGGGAATCAACAGATGGCAGTTTCGTCTGTTGCAGTAAACGGTAAACTTTACTACCTGTCCGGTTATGAAATTACAGCTTTGGCAGGAGTAGATTTTGCTAAACTTAACCTAAAATTTGCAAGGGAGGGAAGATAA
- a CDS encoding class I SAM-dependent methyltransferase, giving the protein MESNPFKGERASEYDLFFQTNYGRVVYSLERELLLKGLSDYLRGNSLEVGCGTGIWMKTFKDEGFGEPVGLDISYDMLLQAKRKGLKKLVMGTALRLPFRDDTFDLTYFVTSLEFIVDRERALLEATRVSRKAIAVAFLNKYSLLNIYRIVKSYFSKSTYSPSSFLTIDELKKLASFVSSVGRKGLKLEKFLTTINLSVGNFIEESLERKFGFELPFGAFALAVFRVVRWS; this is encoded by the coding sequence TTGGAGAGTAACCCCTTTAAAGGAGAAAGGGCTTCAGAGTACGACCTATTCTTTCAAACGAATTACGGAAGGGTAGTTTACTCTTTGGAGAGGGAGCTCCTCCTCAAGGGCCTTTCAGATTACTTAAGGGGAAACTCCCTTGAGGTTGGATGTGGTACGGGAATCTGGATGAAAACATTTAAAGATGAGGGATTTGGTGAACCCGTTGGACTTGACATTTCATACGATATGCTTCTTCAGGCAAAGAGAAAGGGTTTAAAAAAACTGGTAATGGGAACAGCACTGAGACTTCCCTTCAGGGACGATACATTTGACCTTACCTACTTCGTTACGAGTTTAGAGTTCATCGTTGATAGGGAGAGGGCTCTCCTTGAGGCAACGAGGGTTTCAAGAAAAGCCATTGCAGTGGCCTTTCTCAATAAGTATTCTCTCTTAAACATATACAGAATTGTTAAATCGTACTTCTCCAAGTCAACTTACTCTCCATCCTCCTTTCTAACGATAGATGAACTTAAAAAGTTGGCTTCCTTTGTTTCATCAGTCGGAAGGAAGGGTTTAAAACTGGAAAAATTCCTGACAACTATTAATTTATCGGTGGGAAACTTCATTGAAGAGTCTCTGGAGAGGAAATTTGGTTTTGAACTCCCATTTGGAGCATTTGCCTTGGCGGTTTTTAGGGTTGTAAGATGGAGTTAG
- the amrS gene encoding AmmeMemoRadiSam system radical SAM enzyme, translating to MPKAIASYWEPLEDKKVRCTLCPRNCIIPNGGKGFCLVRVNEDGNLFTTVYSEITSANYDPVEKKPLYHFYPGSVIFSIGTNGCNLDCKSCQNWEIARQDTPHMRQVFTPEAAVEYAKRYGSIGIAYTYNDPIIWFEYVKDTAERMKEAGLVNVMVTNGNINIEALRELLPLMDAFNVDLKGMDRDYYLKFSSFPNPNVWQTCEEIKKAGKHLELTKLIVPGFDNFTPEYFERFGKWISENLGKDVPLHYSRFFPAYKLMDTPPTPVEVIDMAYDVTKDYLWYVYVGNVIEPERESTYCPQCGELLVKRVGYNVEVLFTKDGKCPNCGRPVDFVF from the coding sequence ATGCCAAAAGCAATTGCGAGCTATTGGGAGCCTTTAGAGGATAAGAAGGTAAGGTGTACACTTTGTCCAAGAAACTGCATCATTCCAAACGGGGGAAAGGGGTTCTGTTTGGTTAGGGTAAACGAGGATGGAAATTTATTTACAACGGTATATTCAGAGATAACCTCTGCAAACTACGACCCTGTTGAAAAGAAACCTCTCTACCACTTCTACCCCGGTTCTGTAATCTTCTCAATAGGAACGAACGGCTGTAACCTCGACTGTAAATCCTGTCAAAACTGGGAAATTGCCCGTCAGGATACCCCACACATGAGGCAGGTATTTACGCCTGAAGCAGCCGTTGAGTATGCAAAGAGGTACGGCTCAATTGGAATTGCATACACGTACAACGACCCGATAATCTGGTTTGAGTACGTAAAGGACACTGCTGAGAGGATGAAGGAGGCAGGGCTTGTTAACGTAATGGTTACAAACGGGAATATAAACATAGAGGCTTTGAGGGAGCTCCTTCCCCTAATGGATGCCTTCAACGTTGACCTTAAGGGAATGGACAGGGATTACTACCTGAAGTTTTCATCCTTTCCAAATCCTAACGTCTGGCAAACGTGTGAGGAGATTAAAAAGGCCGGTAAACACCTTGAACTTACAAAGCTCATAGTTCCGGGATTTGACAATTTCACCCCTGAGTACTTTGAGAGATTTGGAAAGTGGATTTCTGAAAACTTGGGCAAGGATGTTCCGTTGCACTACTCAAGGTTTTTCCCTGCCTACAAGCTGATGGATACACCCCCAACACCAGTTGAGGTCATAGATATGGCATACGACGTTACTAAAGATTATCTCTGGTACGTCTATGTGGGGAACGTTATAGAGCCTGAGAGGGAATCAACCTACTGTCCCCAGTGTGGAGAGCTCTTAGTCAAAAGGGTAGGTTACAACGTAGAGGTTCTTTTTACCAAAGATGGGAAGTGTCCTAACTGTGGAAGGCCTGTAGATTTCGTTTTTTGA